CGGCAACTAATTTCTTGTGGTCCTTAGCTTTCTTAACCTGTGGTCTGATCATGAAGAAGTAGAAAACTACCATGATTAATACCATTGGAACCAGGGTACTTAACATACTGCTACCACCGGCAGCAGCATCTAAAATTACTGTTAATGTCATATTGATTTGTTATTATATAATTATGTTCTTTCTTTAACCTCACCAATCAGGTGTACTTCTGTTGTTGAAGGATTACCATTTGATGTGATTGTAACCACTTTATCCTGCATTCCCATTTTACCGGCACTATTGAACACAACCTTAATCACTCCTTCAGCTCCCGGTTTAATCGGTTCTTTAGGAATTTCAGGAATAGTACATCCGCAAGTTGCAGTAGCATTGGTAATAATCAATGGACTTTTTCCTGTGTTGGTGAATTTAAATTCATAATGTACAGATTCACCCTGTACGATTTTACCAAAATTGTACATCCCTTTTTCAAAGCTGATTACCGGTGCATCAGGTGAGGCTACCGCAGTAGTCGCAGTCGTAGTTTTCACAACACTGTCAGCCGCAGCTTCAGTAGGTTTTGTTTGTTGACAAGCAGCTAATGATGCTGCTGCAAATGCAAGTAGAAATATCTTTTTCATCAGTAGTTATTGATTTTTTATTCTTCTATTAATCCGCGACCTATTTTCTTGATACTGTTAGTACGTTTTAAATCGCCTAAAATTTTGTCCAATATACCGTTTATAAATGAATTACTTTTAGGAGTACTGTAATCTTTTGACAAGTCCAGATACTCATTGATAGTCACTTTTACCGGTATAGAAGGGAAATTCATCAGCTCACAAATAGCCATTTTCATCAGGATGGTGTCCATCAGAGCAATACGTTCAGATTCCCAGTTTTTAGTGCGCTCAGCAATTAAATTCTGGTATTCCGTATTATTTTTCAGTGTATAAGTGAAA
This portion of the Pedobacter lusitanus genome encodes:
- a CDS encoding DUF1573 domain-containing protein; this encodes MKKIFLLAFAAASLAACQQTKPTEAAADSVVKTTTATTAVASPDAPVISFEKGMYNFGKIVQGESVHYEFKFTNTGKSPLIITNATATCGCTIPEIPKEPIKPGAEGVIKVVFNSAGKMGMQDKVVTITSNGNPSTTEVHLIGEVKERT